In the genome of Lentisphaera araneosa HTCC2155, the window GGCCTTCGCGAGAGACCTAAGGACAATTCCATGTGCTAGTCCGACTACAAAATAGATATAATATTTCACGCCAAGACGCTAAGTCGCCAAGAAAGACATAAAGAGTAATTATGAATTGTTAATTATAAATTTTGAATGATTTAGAACCCATTAATTTTAAAGACTAAAAGTTGTCTCTTCTCGGTGCTCTCAGCGCGCTCTGTGGTCAAGCTTTTTCTTAGAACTCTATAGAAAACCCTAAAACAAAAATACTGAATATAAACTTAGTGTCTTGGCGTCTTCGCGAGAGAACCATAAGAGCAAGTTCCATAAGATATACATACAGAGAAATTTATAATTTTGAATTGTTTGACTCTGCGTCCCAGTGCCTCTGCGTGATAATACAAAAGAATAAGTACTGATCAAAAACTTTGTGTCTTGGCGCCTTCGCGAGAGAATCGAAAAACCATTGTCCTGTATCAATCTCGTTGGAATAAATAGATGATTTCAGACCAAGACGCTAAGACGCTAAGACGCTAAGACGTCAAGGCGCCAAGAAAGACATAAAGAGCAGTTTTGAATTGATTGGTTCGCCATGAAATGGGGTTGGTCAATTTATGAGAGCTCCGCTTAACAGCGGGTTGCGGCTGCCACTGCGGGCGGAAAAAGAGCGGGGAAGTTTTTCTGGAGTTGATGCCGAGCAGGAGCTCAGCGATCCCATGAAAGAATTGAGTCGGAAGTGTAGGGACGCTGTCCCCATCCCTGCGAGGCTTGCTAGCCATCGACGGGCAGTAAGGGAAAGATAATTATGAATGGTGAATTATAAATTTTTAATGACTAAAAGTCGTCTCTTCTCGGTGAACTCCGAGTTCTCTGTGGTGAAATGTTTTCTAAGAATGATCAAAACTTTGTATCTTGGCGCCTTCGCGAGATTATTTCAAAGAGAAAGTGCGCCTGAGAGCGCACACAATCAGTGAGGTGAAAGTCCTCATCAACAAAGGCTGATTATGTTGTAGTCGAACCTAACTGCGTTGTCGTGAGGCGGGGTGGAGAGCAAGGCAAGGCGAAGCAGCAGTCCGTAGGATGACGAACTCGATTCGGCTTTATAGTACTGGCGAGCCTGCGATCGCGTGGCGAAGCTTGGAACGGAATGAAAATAATAATAATAAGGAGTAATTCTGAAGATCCTCTATGCTGAATATCAGCGAGTAGCAAAGCAGTAGAGGAAGTCTATAGAGTGGTTGGAGACGGAATGCGGTGAAGGTTGTGTGACGTTAATTAGGGAGATCTGCATGTGCAGTGCAATAAGGCATGCAGAAGTCAGAGCTCTCATAGTAGCGAAGAAGGCGGTGAAAGCTGTTAGAGCGAAGGAGAGTAGGAAGATGAAACTGAGAAGAAAAGAATGAAGGAGTGAAACAATTGTCAGAGATGACTAAACATACATGGGAGCACTTAGGGCGCACCGAAGAAATTCGTGCGTGGGCCTCGACTTCAGTCTGGACAGATCAGATGCTGGGAACTCTTGAAACAAGAGTTGAAGGTAAGAAATGGTATAGCTTAATAGATAAAGTAGCGCGAGAAGTAAACCTTATAGAAGCTTGGGAATCTGTTCGTGCAAACGGCGGGAGTCACGGGGTGGATATGGTGAGCTTGGATCGTTACGAATCAGAGCTAGAGCACAATACAAAGCAATTGATGAAGCAACTGCAGGCAGGGACTTACCTACCACAATGCGTTCGCAGGGTAGAGATCCCAAAAGCAGATGGTAAAACGCGTGCTTTGGGAATACCGACCGTGCGCGATAGAGTTGTTCAGACTGCGCTCAAGAATGTTATTGAACCGATATATGATGTGGATTTTTCTACACAAAGTTTTGGTTTTCGTCCGCAACGTGGATGTAAAGATGCGCTTCGGCGTGTTCATCATCTACTTACGCAGGGACAGCTCTACGTCATTGATGCGGATATTCAAAGTTACTTTGATATGATACCGCACGACAAACTCATGGAACGAGTCAAAGAGAAAATAAGCGATGGCAAGACCCTAGATCTTATAGAAGCTTTCCTCAAAGCAGGAATATTTGATGGGATCAAGGAGTGGGATCCCGAGAAAGGGACTCCGCAAGGAGGCGTAATTAGCCCACTACTTGCCAATATTTACCTCAATGAATTCGACCACAGGATGACAGCGGCTGGCTTTGAAATCGTAAGGTATGCGGATGACTTTCTGGTGATGTGTAATAATGCGAAATCGGCTAAGCGGGGCTTGCGCAAAATCAAGCGTTGGATGAAGGCTCATGGTCTGAACCTCCATCCCGATAAAACCCGAATTGCCGACATGAATCAGCAGGATGAGTACTTTGAATTTCTAGGTTATCACTTTGAGCGCTCGAAAAGAACGGGCAGGATAAATAGGTGGCCAAGAAAACAGAGTATGGCTAAAATGAAAGACACTGTGCGAAAGCATACGAGGCGTTGTAACTGGCAATCGGTAGAAGAAATCATTAAAGGTCTCAGGCCTAGTCTCAAAGGTTGGTATGAGTACTTCAAACACTCAAATCGTTGGGCTATGCTCGAAGTTGATGCTTTCTTTCGTCGAAGGTTACGAAGTATTATCGCTAAGTACAATCGTAAGAAAGGTTCACATCGCTTTATAGATAACAGGAAATATACCAAGAAATACTTTGCAGAGCTAGGGTTCTTTTCACTGGAAGAGGCTTGGCTATTGGAATCTCAGTCTCTTCGGAGTAAGCATTGACCGGAGAGCCGTATGCGGGAGATCCGCACGTACGGTTCGGAAGGAGGGGAGGCTCCGCAAGGAGCTTTCCCTACCCATATCCACTTTCCTTGACCTGTGGCCGGTCGCCTGAAACCTGCTACTTGTCTTTAAGTCTGCTGAGAGCTTTTTAGTTCTGCTGTTTAATGATCATGATTTTTTGCCAGATTTTGCGGGACAGGCTATTACAGAGGTCTTCGACGTCGTTGACGGCAGAGAGCACTTCTGAGTCGGGCATATTCTGTGCGTAAAAGGCGGCCAGTTTACCGGTGAGGGAAAGCATTTCTGAGCAATAATCGAGGTAGCGACTGAGTTCGTGATTACTCATGCCGCGAAGTGGTGATGAGGCGGTATTTTTACCTTGGTCTTCGTTATCTTTGGTGAGCTGGTGCATATCAATGACGTGGGCAAGGGCACGAAATTCATGTAAAGCTTTGAGGGCTTTGGCACGCTTGAGGCGAGTCTCTAGACTGACGAGAAAAAAGAGGGCTGCACCAAAAATAATAATTTCGTTGAGCACAGCATCAATTAGGGGGAGTAATTCCTGGATGCTTACTTTTTGTAAGCTGAAGTCCATCATGCTGATGCTGACGCCAATGAGTATGAGTGCGGACGCAATTGTGAAGCCAATAATGGTGCGCAGTGTCATATTAGGCTCTGCAATCAGTTTAGCTTTCTCTTCTGTTTCAGCTGAGAGTACTTCTAATTCAGTACAGACTTTGAATAGGCTAGATTCAGGGAAACGTTCGGAAATGCGCTGCTTTAAACTTTGGAGGGTTAAGTGCGTTTTCTGAAAGTTAAGCTGACGATACATTAAGGTTCCAGAGTGAAGGTTGAATCGGGGTCAATTTTACGCTTAAAAGGAGTCGGTGCATCGCCCATGACATCGGTGTTGGCTTTAGGTTCTTCTTCTACTGATTCGGTTTTCTGAGGAGTTTCTTCAGCTTCCGTTTCTTCCGGAGTTTCTGTTTCGACCTCTTCTGCAAGCTTTTCTTCAGTACTCTGTTCATCTATGGGCTCACTAGGTGCTTCGGTTTTTGCGGAGTTCGCAAACTTTGCGCTAGTCGCAAGGCGTTTCGCTTCCAGTTCTTCAAGTTCAGCCGCTTTAGCTTTTGCGTTTTCCGCAGCAGCGTCGTCAACTTCATCTTGAGTGAAATTAATTTTTGGAGCCTTCCAAGTATTCTTGTTTTTAGCTTCATCTTCAGCTTGTTCTTCTTCGTCTTGCTTTTGCTCTTCTTCGATTTGCGTCTTGCTTTCAGATCCACGTTTTTTCTTGAGGAATTTAGTGATGGGACGCGAGGCAGTTTTAAAGCCTTTTGCAGTGGCAGAACGGATCGGAACATCATCAAAAATGAGTTCTGCAGTAACCCCTTTGGAGCGTGACGTATCTTCTAAATGGCAGTCGAGTACAATGCCATAATTGGTGTCGATGAGTTCGAGTTTATTGCCTTTTGGGAAAAGTAAATATTCTTTATCGAGGATGAATTTCTTGATCATGCAACGCTTGTGGTAGGAGATGCCACTCTTCTTATCAGTATAAATAACTGAGTAGATCTGTTCCTTATCAACGACAAATATTTCGGTGAAGCGACCAACAAAGAGTTTATCAGAAATGTTGGTAACTTTGAATTTACCATCTTTCGTGAGAATGATGATGCGATCAAATTCAGTACATTTGATATGATTACCATTATTGATTTGAGTTCCGATGTAGCCACCGACTTTATCATAGCCAAGTTTTACATTGGCAACTGCAATTTCTTTGGCATCAACTTTTTCGATACTCTTGATCTCTGTGAGGCGAGGGTATTGCTTACCGTATTTTGAGATTAAATTTTTGATAAAGTTGATGGTGTAATCCTTGAGGTGCTCAAGGTTGTAAGCCACTTCTTTGAGGGCCTTTAAGATTTCTTCGAGTTCTTTATTATTTTTATTGATATCGAAAAGAGAAATACGGCGAATGGGGATTCGTAAGAGGCGTTCGATATCTTCGTCAGATACATCGCGGCGCAGTTGGTCAAGGAAGGGCTTTAAGCCACTTCGTACGGCTTCAAAAACCTCGGACTGGCTAGTACATTCTTCGATTTTTTTGTAGATGCGTTCTTCGATAAAAATACGCTCGAGTGTGCGGTCGTGATATTTTTCGTTGAGCTTGTTCTGTTCATTGAGCAACTCCCAACGCAGTATATTGACGAGAGTTTGGGTATTGTGATGTAAAACTTCACCAACATGAATTTCTTTGGGGCGACCCCTTTGAATGACTGTGATATTAGGACTGAGGCTGACTTCGCATTGTGTGAAAGCGTAGAGGGCATTGAGAGCCCAGTCGGCTTGAACACCACGAGGGAGGTTGATCTCAATTTCAACGTGTTCTGCAGTGTAGTCCTGTATAGAAGCGATCTTGATCTTGCCATTTTTGGCGGCTTCTTCAATCGAGGACATCAGTGATTCAGTTGTGGTGCCTGGAGCAACTTGTTTGATCACTAAGGTTTTATTATTCAGAATGTCAATTTTGGCGCGAACAGTCACTTTGCCACGACCAAAATCGTATTGCGAGATATCCATAATTCCGCCACAGAGAAAGTCGGGATAAATTTCGAAACGTTGTCCACGAAGGATCTTTATTTGCGCTTTGAGCAATTCGTTGAAATTGTGAGGAAGGATACGCGTCGCCATACCAACGGCAATACCCTCGGTACCCATCATCAGTAATGCAGGGACTTTTGCGGGGAGGCAGACCGGCTCTTTGTTCCTGCCGTCATAGCTATCGACAAATTCAGTCGTCTCGGTGTTAAAGAGGGTTTCTCTCGCGAGCGGAGAGAGTCGACATTCGATATAACGTGCAGCGGATGCATTGTCACCTGTAAGAATATTACCGAAGTTACCTTGTTTCTCAATAAAATATTCTTTGTTAGCTACCGTGACTAGGGCGCCATATATAGAGCTGTCACCGTGGGGGTGATAAGCCATACAAGCACCAACGATATTGGCAACTTTGTGAAATTTACCATCATCGGCCTTAAAGAGAGTATGAAGGATACGGCGTTGCACGGGCTTGAGGCCGTCATCCACATCGGGGATGGCGCGATCTTTAATTACATAAGAAGCATAATCAATGAAGTTCCCGGTCATCATACGATTCAAATGAGTTGCAAAGGGACTGAAGCCAATTTTTGCCGCGAGGGGGTCGTATTGTTCCGGGTTTGGCTTGATGATGTCAGCTGTGTCGTCAGTATCCATGATTAAGCCAAGTTATCCATAATAAATTGTTTGCGATCACCCGTATTACTGCCCATGAAGAAATCGAGGACATGGGGGATGTCGCTCATTTTTTCAATATTGACCTGAATGATGCGCATGTCCTCACCAATGAATTGGCCGAATTCGTTTGGTGAAATTTCCCCGAGACCTTTGAATCGAGTGATCTCATGACCACGTCCCAGCTTGGCTACGGCTTCGTCTTTTTCTTCTTCGTCATAGCAATAAACCGTTTCTTTTTTATTTCGCACTCGGTAAATCGGCGTTTCGAGTATGTACAGGTGGCCGTTGGTGACGAGGCCTTCGAAGAAGGTGAGAAAATAAGTGAGCAGTAAATTACGAATGTGAAGACCATCTTGGTCGGCATCCGTTGCAATGATAACTTTGGCATAGCGTAAGTCGTCGAGGCTATCTTCAATATTGATCGCCTTCATCATGAAGTAGAGTTCTTCGTTTTTGTAAACGAATTCTCGCTTCATATTATGACTATTCTTCGGCTTACCTCGAAGTGGGAAAAGTGCTTGAGTTAAAACGTCGCGGCAAGAAATCATCGAGCCAGTTGCTGAATCACCCTCAGTGATAAAAATCATTGACTCTTCACCAAGAGTCGACTTGTCGTTAAGGTGATGTTTGCAGTCACGCAATTTCGGTATTTTGAAAGAAACCTTTTTTTGCTTGTCTTTAGCGAGTTTCTTGAGATCAGTGATGTTTTTACGCATCTTCTCATTGAGAGTGACTTTCTCTAAGAGGCGATCGGCAACATTTTTATTCTTGTGCAAGAAATCAGTGACAAAAGCTTTTACTTTGTTCACAACCTCACTACGGATCTCAGTGTTGCCTAATTTATTCTTGGTTTGTGATTCGAAAATGGGTTCTTTTACTTTGACGGCAACGGCACCAAAGAGGCCATCCCGTACATCAGAGCCATCGAAATTTTTCCCAGCATAATCATTGACGCCTTTGAGGATGCCTTCACGGAAAGCTTGCTGGTGAGTGCCGCCATCATTCGTGTACTGGCCATTAACGTAGGAGTAATAATTTTCGCCGTAGTTGCCCGTGTGACAGAAACCAAATTCTAAGCGGTCATCGCGATGATAAATAATATCGTAGAGCTTTTCATCATTGATTTCTTTTTCAATGAAATCGCGCAGGCCATTGCGCGAATAAAATTTTTGGCCGTTGAGATAAAGGCTAAGCCCACGGTTGAGGTAAGCATAACCCCACATACGTCTATCGATAAAGCCGAGATCAATTTTGTACTTAGGGAAAATTTCGCGTGAGGGAGAAAATTCGACTTCGGTACCGTTTTCTTCGTCAGTTTTACCATCGTTTTCACTTACGAGTACACCTTCTTCAAAACAAGCTTCTTTGAATTTGCCATCGCGGAAAGACTTGACTCGAAAATGAGCAGATAAGGCGTTGACGGCTTTTGTGCCGACACCATTTAGACCGACTGAGAATTCGAAGGCATTGCCATCATATTTGCCGCCAGTATTCATTTTGGAGACACAATCAACGACAGCGCCGAGGGGGATACCTCGTCCATAGTCACGTGTATAAAAAGTTCCGGCCTCAGTATCAATCTTAAGGTCGATTTTGTTGCCATGGTTCATGATGAATTCGTCGATACAGTTATCGAGGACTTCTTTGAGAAGAACGTAAATGCCGTCGTTTTGGTTACTGCCGTTGCCGAGGCGCCCAATAT includes:
- the ltrA gene encoding group II intron reverse transcriptase/maturase; protein product: MTKHTWEHLGRTEEIRAWASTSVWTDQMLGTLETRVEGKKWYSLIDKVAREVNLIEAWESVRANGGSHGVDMVSLDRYESELEHNTKQLMKQLQAGTYLPQCVRRVEIPKADGKTRALGIPTVRDRVVQTALKNVIEPIYDVDFSTQSFGFRPQRGCKDALRRVHHLLTQGQLYVIDADIQSYFDMIPHDKLMERVKEKISDGKTLDLIEAFLKAGIFDGIKEWDPEKGTPQGGVISPLLANIYLNEFDHRMTAAGFEIVRYADDFLVMCNNAKSAKRGLRKIKRWMKAHGLNLHPDKTRIADMNQQDEYFEFLGYHFERSKRTGRINRWPRKQSMAKMKDTVRKHTRRCNWQSVEEIIKGLRPSLKGWYEYFKHSNRWAMLEVDAFFRRRLRSIIAKYNRKKGSHRFIDNRKYTKKYFAELGFFSLEEAWLLESQSLRSKH
- a CDS encoding DNA topoisomerase IV subunit A — its product is MDTDDTADIIKPNPEQYDPLAAKIGFSPFATHLNRMMTGNFIDYASYVIKDRAIPDVDDGLKPVQRRILHTLFKADDGKFHKVANIVGACMAYHPHGDSSIYGALVTVANKEYFIEKQGNFGNILTGDNASAARYIECRLSPLARETLFNTETTEFVDSYDGRNKEPVCLPAKVPALLMMGTEGIAVGMATRILPHNFNELLKAQIKILRGQRFEIYPDFLCGGIMDISQYDFGRGKVTVRAKIDILNNKTLVIKQVAPGTTTESLMSSIEEAAKNGKIKIASIQDYTAEHVEIEINLPRGVQADWALNALYAFTQCEVSLSPNITVIQRGRPKEIHVGEVLHHNTQTLVNILRWELLNEQNKLNEKYHDRTLERIFIEERIYKKIEECTSQSEVFEAVRSGLKPFLDQLRRDVSDEDIERLLRIPIRRISLFDINKNNKELEEILKALKEVAYNLEHLKDYTINFIKNLISKYGKQYPRLTEIKSIEKVDAKEIAVANVKLGYDKVGGYIGTQINNGNHIKCTEFDRIIILTKDGKFKVTNISDKLFVGRFTEIFVVDKEQIYSVIYTDKKSGISYHKRCMIKKFILDKEYLLFPKGNKLELIDTNYGIVLDCHLEDTSRSKGVTAELIFDDVPIRSATAKGFKTASRPITKFLKKKRGSESKTQIEEEQKQDEEEQAEDEAKNKNTWKAPKINFTQDEVDDAAAENAKAKAAELEELEAKRLATSAKFANSAKTEAPSEPIDEQSTEEKLAEEVETETPEETEAEETPQKTESVEEEPKANTDVMGDAPTPFKRKIDPDSTFTLEP
- a CDS encoding toprim domain-containing protein — translated: MAEKKAPAEYDEKQIQTLDPLEHIRKRPGMYIGRLGNGSNQNDGIYVLLKEVLDNCIDEFIMNHGNKIDLKIDTEAGTFYTRDYGRGIPLGAVVDCVSKMNTGGKYDGNAFEFSVGLNGVGTKAVNALSAHFRVKSFRDGKFKEACFEEGVLVSENDGKTDEENGTEVEFSPSREIFPKYKIDLGFIDRRMWGYAYLNRGLSLYLNGQKFYSRNGLRDFIEKEINDEKLYDIIYHRDDRLEFGFCHTGNYGENYYSYVNGQYTNDGGTHQQAFREGILKGVNDYAGKNFDGSDVRDGLFGAVAVKVKEPIFESQTKNKLGNTEIRSEVVNKVKAFVTDFLHKNKNVADRLLEKVTLNEKMRKNITDLKKLAKDKQKKVSFKIPKLRDCKHHLNDKSTLGEESMIFITEGDSATGSMISCRDVLTQALFPLRGKPKNSHNMKREFVYKNEELYFMMKAINIEDSLDDLRYAKVIIATDADQDGLHIRNLLLTYFLTFFEGLVTNGHLYILETPIYRVRNKKETVYCYDEEEKDEAVAKLGRGHEITRFKGLGEISPNEFGQFIGEDMRIIQVNIEKMSDIPHVLDFFMGSNTGDRKQFIMDNLA